In the Victivallis sp. Marseille-Q1083 genome, one interval contains:
- a CDS encoding regulatory iron-sulfur-containing complex subunit RicT produces MNNLYTVELDNGSRYQAQAPAELELKVGNYCIVRKDFYLDYARVIHRYPPAEEENTNSSLPRIERAATAADRETAAGNQERGKNAIATAYRFVELLKLEMKLLNAHYSFDCKQIVIQFTADGRVDFRELVKELSRALSARIELRQIGVRDETSICGGIGICGQELCCRRFLKEFNSINVRMAKDQDLSLTPSTISGACGRLKCCLKFEHAGYLELEKGMPHRGEYCECPEGRGRIYDRNLLTQSVSVQLESGNLVHYTRDEITIVSQEKPRPPKPKKAPPEAAPRKDGRSDNAGRPPRNSGNRKAENNSEKQ; encoded by the coding sequence ATGAATAACTTATATACAGTGGAACTTGACAACGGTTCCCGTTATCAAGCGCAGGCGCCCGCCGAGCTGGAGCTGAAAGTCGGCAATTACTGCATCGTCCGCAAGGATTTCTATCTGGATTATGCCAGAGTCATCCACCGGTATCCGCCGGCGGAGGAAGAAAATACCAACAGCAGCCTGCCGCGCATCGAACGGGCCGCTACTGCCGCCGACCGGGAAACCGCCGCCGGCAATCAGGAGCGGGGCAAAAACGCGATCGCCACCGCATATCGTTTCGTCGAATTGCTGAAACTGGAAATGAAGCTGTTGAACGCCCACTATTCATTCGACTGCAAACAGATTGTCATCCAGTTTACCGCCGACGGACGAGTTGATTTCCGGGAATTGGTCAAAGAGCTGTCGCGGGCGCTCAGCGCCAGAATCGAATTGCGGCAGATCGGCGTGCGCGACGAGACCAGCATTTGCGGCGGCATCGGCATCTGCGGCCAGGAGCTTTGCTGCCGCCGCTTTTTGAAAGAGTTCAATTCCATCAACGTCCGGATGGCCAAGGACCAGGATCTTTCGCTGACGCCGAGTACGATTTCCGGCGCCTGCGGCCGTTTGAAATGTTGCCTGAAATTCGAACACGCCGGTTACCTGGAACTGGAAAAAGGAATGCCGCATCGCGGCGAATATTGCGAGTGCCCGGAAGGACGCGGCCGGATTTATGACCGAAACCTGCTGACGCAAAGCGTTTCGGTGCAATTGGAATCCGGCAATCTCGTTCATTATACCCGCGACGAAATCACCATCGTTTCGCAGGAAAAGCCCCGGCCGCCCAAACCGAAAAAAGCGCCGCCGGAAGCCGCTCCCCGGAAAGACGGCAGGAGCGACAACGCCGGCCGGCCGCCCAGAAACTCCGGCAACCGGAAAGCGGAAAATAATTCCGAGAAGCAATGA
- a CDS encoding Nif3-like dinuclear metal center hexameric protein, which translates to MITLKALTNYLDEQLNVAAFGHDYSNNGLQVEGNASVRRAVFGVDASLALFEAAAELQADFIFVHHGLSWSAEPRRLTGLVARRYRTLFINNLSLYAVHLPLDAHPRFGNNAVLADRVGLIDRRMFFQYAGSDIGILGRLPETAAAEALARTLQHHLGGTPPQVFAGDRPVRRVAVISGGAGLDGLQCAIDAGAELLITGEIEHTMFHLIAESGIAVIGLGHYRSETTGVQAIRQLLQQEFGLIGHFVDLPTGL; encoded by the coding sequence ATGATCACTTTGAAGGCGCTGACCAACTATCTGGATGAACAACTGAATGTTGCCGCATTCGGCCACGACTATTCCAACAACGGGCTGCAGGTCGAAGGCAACGCGTCCGTACGACGCGCCGTTTTCGGCGTCGACGCTTCGCTGGCCCTGTTCGAAGCGGCGGCCGAATTGCAGGCCGACTTCATCTTCGTCCATCACGGCTTGAGCTGGAGCGCCGAACCGCGCCGGCTGACCGGCCTGGTCGCCCGACGGTACCGGACGCTGTTCATCAACAATTTGTCGCTGTACGCGGTTCATCTGCCGTTGGACGCCCATCCGCGGTTCGGCAATAACGCCGTGCTGGCCGACCGGGTCGGACTCATCGACCGGCGGATGTTTTTTCAATACGCCGGCAGCGATATCGGCATCCTCGGCAGATTGCCGGAAACCGCCGCGGCCGAAGCGCTGGCCCGGACGCTGCAGCACCATCTGGGCGGAACTCCGCCGCAGGTGTTCGCCGGCGACCGGCCGGTCCGCCGGGTGGCGGTTATTTCCGGCGGCGCCGGCCTCGACGGTCTGCAGTGCGCCATCGACGCCGGGGCGGAACTGCTGATCACCGGTGAAATCGAGCACACGATGTTTCACCTCATCGCCGAAAGCGGAATTGCCGTCATCGGCTTGGGCCATTATCGTTCGGAGACCACCGGCGTCCAGGCCATCCGGCAACTATTGCAGCAGGAATTCGGGTTGATCGGTCATTTCGTCGATCTGCCGACCGGCCTATAG
- a CDS encoding carbohydrate-binding family 9-like protein: MRKSICLGCLLSLFGAVAGELPFANLGNTIDPACGTVRIPKNWTEYVHPVWNGPATPTNEDRTSGYLLWAPHYMETLSPYQQPDSLQLCPALQLFASPGEYEPAVLAVRPETELTAFQVELAPLRSASGAEIPVEHLEMRIASELALKNFRVENSYFWRPELLECFSDLTLRAGRTSYFWLTVHVPPSAAPGDYRSEVVLRAAGKPDRRVPLILHVWPIELAEPEMELGMYLGGHQKDLEMRHQFYRDMKAHGINTVAPCNFSFPLKWEDNHVVVDCSLIDREVKLCREVGFQRPLTLDMRPVEGWLSALQDEMAAYRTAGKEFPANYTVASWEFNVPPKYSEFEVEQTKNIIAQVEAFAAANNWPELYWLPQEEATNAAAKIQQLEHYARLFHANGVKVASWSNGPWGGVDELQPLDEFIDVRYYNSVTPELMRQAKATGDFCGIYNHGDRAQFGFFAERVQADGAFQWAYIFMDTKDAFSNGTLDYINSVVYPGDTGPIPSPMWERIREGIDDQRYITTLKKLLQRAENSDDGQARQLAAEIQTEFNMMLAAMPDETAKLYRWLAETDPALFDLWRNRIAAMILRLQGQSSPILLIPAAATDPEWLVTAVPAPADEKKTGMQSARSATAEVVVPKVSGLTAWPLAEGDWAAAAVIDNFLERYSDTWKKAQAFAAGAIGEIDGVPAREQTRVQLMYDDEYLYIRAKLAESQMERLVAMVTERNGAVYSDDSFELFFVPDPSSMKSLQVAVNALGTLSTIAWDVKGDDRQRAGEWQPNIAVQAGKLEDSWYAVLRIPFAAFGLAAAPVPGSNWQINFGREQQRLPEFSTWSQVNNSFHELHNYGTLYFDMKPAVSLQLLDTPRFYLGSNVLSLQLEPNRPEKFEGELRISVTAPSGTLPPVTVPVKMEEEGGKLQPEFPLHETGSHEITVSLTNQTAAEEGHQLRVVGEVPPVLELHLMQQELAVGSRRLRARLRVNRSQAALEGCQLQVKLNGPADRMNWIDAPLTGEQELRMAVADLPAGKYRLSVELVDATGCVAARESKSLLIEDLQ; encoded by the coding sequence ATGAGAAAAAGCATTTGTTTGGGGTGCCTGCTGAGCCTGTTCGGGGCGGTTGCCGGAGAGTTGCCTTTTGCTAATTTGGGAAATACGATCGACCCGGCGTGTGGAACGGTCCGAATTCCGAAAAATTGGACAGAATATGTCCATCCGGTATGGAATGGACCGGCAACGCCGACCAATGAGGATCGGACCAGCGGCTATCTGCTCTGGGCTCCCCACTATATGGAAACGTTGTCGCCGTATCAACAGCCGGATTCGTTACAGTTGTGTCCCGCGCTGCAGTTGTTCGCATCTCCCGGTGAATACGAGCCGGCTGTGCTGGCGGTACGGCCGGAAACGGAATTGACCGCTTTTCAAGTGGAATTGGCACCGTTGCGGTCCGCTTCGGGTGCCGAAATCCCAGTGGAACATCTGGAGATGCGGATCGCCTCGGAATTGGCACTGAAAAATTTCCGCGTGGAAAATTCCTACTTCTGGCGGCCAGAATTGCTGGAGTGCTTTAGCGATTTGACCCTGCGGGCCGGCCGGACCTCCTATTTTTGGCTGACTGTACACGTGCCGCCCAGCGCGGCACCTGGCGATTATCGGTCGGAGGTTGTTTTGCGGGCCGCCGGCAAACCGGATCGCCGGGTACCGTTGATACTACATGTCTGGCCGATTGAATTGGCGGAGCCGGAGATGGAATTGGGCATGTATCTGGGCGGTCATCAAAAAGATCTGGAGATGCGCCACCAGTTTTACAGGGATATGAAAGCGCACGGGATAAATACGGTGGCACCATGTAATTTTTCGTTTCCATTGAAGTGGGAGGATAACCACGTTGTCGTCGATTGCAGCCTGATCGACCGGGAGGTGAAGCTTTGTCGGGAAGTGGGATTCCAACGGCCACTAACCCTCGATATGCGGCCGGTCGAAGGCTGGTTGTCGGCGTTGCAGGACGAGATGGCGGCTTATCGGACAGCCGGCAAGGAATTTCCGGCGAATTATACCGTGGCAAGCTGGGAGTTCAACGTACCGCCAAAGTATTCCGAATTCGAAGTGGAGCAAACCAAAAATATCATCGCGCAGGTTGAAGCGTTTGCAGCAGCAAACAATTGGCCAGAGCTCTATTGGCTGCCACAGGAAGAAGCAACCAATGCAGCGGCGAAAATACAGCAACTGGAGCACTATGCCAGATTGTTTCATGCCAATGGAGTCAAAGTGGCCTCCTGGTCCAATGGCCCGTGGGGTGGCGTTGATGAACTACAGCCGTTGGACGAATTCATCGATGTGCGCTATTACAATTCAGTGACGCCGGAATTAATGCGGCAGGCAAAAGCGACCGGCGATTTCTGCGGTATTTACAACCATGGCGATCGAGCACAATTCGGTTTTTTTGCCGAGCGCGTCCAGGCGGACGGCGCTTTCCAATGGGCTTATATTTTCATGGATACCAAAGATGCTTTTAGTAACGGCACTCTTGATTATATCAACAGTGTAGTCTACCCGGGCGACACCGGGCCGATTCCGTCGCCGATGTGGGAACGGATTCGTGAAGGAATAGACGACCAGCGGTACATCACGACATTGAAAAAATTGTTGCAGCGGGCAGAAAATTCCGATGATGGGCAAGCGCGGCAACTTGCAGCCGAGATTCAGACGGAATTCAACATGATGCTGGCGGCAATGCCGGATGAAACAGCGAAGCTATACCGATGGCTGGCAGAAACCGACCCGGCATTGTTCGATCTGTGGCGCAACCGGATTGCGGCAATGATTCTGCGCCTGCAAGGACAATCTAGCCCAATTCTATTGATCCCTGCTGCGGCAACCGACCCGGAATGGCTGGTAACGGCGGTGCCCGCTCCGGCCGACGAAAAAAAAACCGGAATGCAATCTGCGCGTTCCGCAACTGCTGAAGTGGTAGTGCCGAAAGTTTCCGGCCTGACGGCCTGGCCGCTGGCGGAGGGCGATTGGGCAGCGGCAGCGGTGATTGATAATTTTCTGGAACGTTATTCTGACACTTGGAAAAAGGCGCAGGCGTTTGCCGCCGGTGCAATTGGCGAAATTGACGGCGTGCCGGCTCGGGAGCAGACCCGGGTACAGCTGATGTATGATGACGAATATCTTTATATCCGGGCGAAACTGGCCGAGTCGCAGATGGAACGGCTGGTGGCGATGGTTACCGAACGCAACGGCGCAGTCTATAGCGATGATTCATTCGAACTTTTCTTCGTCCCGGATCCATCCAGCATGAAATCGCTGCAGGTAGCAGTAAATGCATTGGGGACTCTGTCGACCATTGCTTGGGACGTCAAGGGTGACGACCGGCAGCGCGCTGGGGAATGGCAGCCGAACATTGCGGTACAGGCAGGGAAACTGGAGGATTCGTGGTATGCGGTATTGCGGATACCGTTTGCCGCATTCGGTCTAGCTGCCGCTCCGGTTCCGGGAAGCAACTGGCAAATCAATTTCGGACGGGAGCAGCAGCGGTTGCCGGAATTTTCAACCTGGAGTCAGGTCAACAATTCATTTCATGAGTTGCATAATTACGGGACATTGTATTTCGATATGAAACCGGCGGTGTCGCTACAGTTGCTGGATACTCCGCGTTTTTATCTGGGCAGCAATGTGTTGTCGCTGCAGTTGGAGCCGAATCGACCGGAGAAATTCGAAGGCGAACTACGCATCTCGGTGACGGCACCCTCCGGGACGTTGCCGCCGGTCACTGTCCCGGTGAAAATGGAGGAGGAAGGCGGGAAATTGCAGCCAGAATTTCCCTTGCATGAGACCGGCAGCCATGAAATCACCGTGTCTCTGACCAACCAAACGGCCGCCGAAGAAGGACATCAATTGCGGGTGGTCGGCGAGGTACCGCCGGTGCTGGAATTGCATCTGATGCAACAGGAACTGGCGGTTGGCAGTCGCCGGCTGCGGGCTAGGCTCCGGGTAAACCGGAGTCAAGCGGCTCTGGAGGGATGCCAGCTGCAGGTGAAACTCAATGGCCCGGCCGACCGGATGAATTGGATTGATGCGCCGTTGACTGGAGAACAGGAGTTGCGAATGGCCGTAGCGGATCTGCCGGCCGGGAAATATAGGTTGTCGGTAGAATTGGTCGATGCAACCGGCTGCGTTGCTGCCCGGGAATCCAAATCGTTGCTCATTGAAGATTTACAATAG
- a CDS encoding endonuclease/exonuclease/phosphatase family protein — MKCFVYGLAVPTVFFSGLTGWTAEVKVMQLNIWRSAMNIAESRQGIVDEIKRLKPEIVLLCECAVDGTISTQLAEMLAGEGLQYQVPKIQNDCQVLSVYPILEEQAISNHLKVVLDGDELGRLVVYSVHLNYKNYACYLPRGYDGNSWQKLPDGPVDTVEPVSRMNLSSGRPDNMAWLIRDAQPALAAGELVILGGDFNEPSHLDWTTATADLFGHNGIAMPWQTTKCLAEAGWLDTYRYLYSDPVKYPGFTFPCNNPHVEVKILTWAPEADERDRIDYIFVAPSERVTVTQAGLIGPETMIVKGQRDTETTADPILPPVSIWPTDHRGTYAVLTVAEPRR, encoded by the coding sequence ATGAAGTGTTTTGTGTATGGGCTGGCGGTACCGACGGTATTCTTCAGCGGTCTGACGGGCTGGACGGCGGAGGTAAAAGTAATGCAGTTGAATATTTGGCGCAGTGCCATGAACATAGCGGAGTCCCGGCAGGGTATCGTTGATGAAATCAAACGTTTGAAGCCGGAAATCGTCCTATTATGCGAATGCGCCGTGGATGGGACAATTTCCACCCAATTGGCCGAAATGCTGGCCGGGGAAGGCTTGCAATATCAGGTGCCGAAAATTCAGAATGACTGTCAGGTGCTATCGGTGTACCCGATCCTGGAGGAACAGGCCATTTCCAATCATTTGAAAGTAGTGCTCGACGGTGACGAATTGGGGCGATTGGTCGTTTATTCCGTTCATTTAAACTATAAGAACTATGCCTGTTATCTACCACGCGGATATGACGGCAATAGCTGGCAGAAGTTGCCAGACGGACCGGTCGATACGGTCGAACCGGTTTCCCGGATGAATCTGTCCAGTGGCCGGCCGGACAATATGGCGTGGCTGATCAGGGACGCTCAACCTGCCCTAGCGGCAGGAGAGCTTGTCATTCTCGGTGGAGATTTCAATGAACCGTCCCATCTGGACTGGACGACGGCGACGGCTGATCTATTCGGGCACAACGGCATCGCAATGCCGTGGCAAACGACCAAATGTCTGGCAGAGGCTGGCTGGCTCGACACTTACCGTTATCTTTATTCTGATCCAGTAAAATATCCGGGCTTCACCTTTCCGTGCAACAATCCGCATGTTGAGGTAAAAATCCTAACCTGGGCCCCCGAAGCCGATGAGCGGGACCGGATCGACTATATTTTCGTCGCCCCATCCGAACGAGTGACGGTGACGCAAGCTGGCTTGATCGGTCCGGAAACGATGATCGTCAAAGGTCAGCGCGATACCGAAACTACCGCTGATCCCATCCTGCCGCCGGTCTCGATCTGGCCGACCGACCATCGTGGAACCTATGCCGTGCTGACGGTTGCCGAGCCTCGGAGGTGA
- a CDS encoding MFS transporter: MKSREAQESLWSLWQRLKNQKVYECGTLTYSHVGIFMLFFWMTFGAVCFSLMQQLSPQLLPIALRNLAATSAMIGLLCVSIPALINAIVTPIVSYCSDRTRTRLGRRIPYMLFATPPTVLFLILIGWAPKLGMLLDGLSGYGAQTLGLGILCIAVVGFQFCNMFAGSIFYYIFADVVPAPLMGRFMALFGMAITAAGFLFMKFFFKYHTDHMEWLYTGFGVLYLCGFSLMCLMVREGSYPPPAMDRYRESVWGSVLVFFKESFSKPYYLIFFFGTSLSTASTLCRNLFNFFFAEGNLGISSVGYGDIMAAAGVMVFLLKIPLGCLVDKFHPLRIYNFGMILVVLTNLVSIVVFRNPAATCDVLNRLLPASLALGDENAGYVLFFAVTMLLSLVYAIQFVAELPMFVALLPHDRYGQFCSAHAMFRAVMVMICGWGGGKFIEWTGNNYLYMYVWDAGFTILSLASMLWLFRLWKKLGGDQAYVAP, encoded by the coding sequence GTGAAATCCCGGGAAGCACAAGAGTCGCTGTGGAGTCTGTGGCAGCGATTGAAGAATCAAAAAGTTTATGAGTGCGGCACATTGACTTATTCGCACGTCGGCATTTTTATGTTGTTCTTCTGGATGACCTTTGGCGCGGTCTGCTTTTCTCTGATGCAGCAGCTGTCGCCGCAGCTGTTGCCGATTGCGCTCCGGAATCTTGCGGCGACCAGCGCTATGATCGGGTTGTTGTGTGTTAGTATTCCGGCTCTGATCAATGCGATTGTCACGCCGATTGTCAGCTACTGCAGCGACCGGACACGCACTCGTCTGGGAAGGCGGATTCCATATATGCTGTTCGCCACGCCGCCGACGGTACTGTTTCTGATACTGATCGGCTGGGCTCCGAAACTGGGTATGCTGTTGGATGGCCTAAGCGGATATGGCGCCCAAACGCTCGGCTTGGGAATTCTCTGCATCGCCGTCGTCGGGTTCCAGTTCTGCAACATGTTTGCTGGTTCCATCTTTTACTATATTTTCGCCGATGTGGTGCCGGCTCCGTTGATGGGCCGTTTCATGGCGCTGTTCGGTATGGCGATAACGGCGGCCGGATTTCTGTTCATGAAATTCTTTTTCAAATATCATACCGACCATATGGAGTGGCTCTATACCGGTTTCGGCGTCCTGTATCTGTGCGGCTTTTCCTTGATGTGCCTGATGGTCAGGGAGGGCAGCTACCCGCCGCCAGCGATGGACCGGTACCGGGAATCGGTGTGGGGCAGTGTACTGGTTTTTTTCAAGGAGAGTTTCTCAAAACCGTATTATCTGATTTTCTTTTTCGGGACCAGTCTGAGTACCGCCTCGACCTTGTGTCGCAATTTGTTCAATTTCTTTTTCGCCGAAGGCAATCTGGGCATATCCAGCGTCGGTTACGGAGATATTATGGCGGCGGCCGGGGTGATGGTGTTTCTGCTGAAAATCCCGCTGGGATGTCTGGTGGACAAATTCCATCCGCTGCGTATTTATAACTTCGGTATGATTCTGGTAGTACTCACCAATTTGGTCAGCATCGTGGTATTCCGGAATCCTGCCGCCACCTGCGACGTGTTGAACCGCTTATTGCCGGCCTCGCTGGCACTCGGAGACGAAAACGCCGGTTATGTGCTGTTTTTCGCGGTGACGATGCTCCTGTCACTGGTTTATGCCATTCAGTTCGTGGCGGAACTGCCGATGTTTGTTGCTCTGCTGCCGCATGACCGATATGGCCAGTTCTGTTCAGCCCATGCGATGTTCCGGGCGGTCATGGTAATGATTTGCGGCTGGGGGGGCGGCAAATTTATCGAATGGACGGGAAACAATTATTTATATATGTATGTTTGGGATGCCGGATTTACCATTCTCTCTCTGGCAAGCATGTTATGGCTGTTCCGCCTCTGGAAAAAGCTGGGTGGCGATCAAGCCTATGTCGCACCGTAA
- a CDS encoding sialidase family protein, with protein MEMTQQTVLKLFAGPGNPRNSEGAFLALDDQRLMYVYTRYCGTSWHDAEAADLAVRYSNDGGFTWSNRNDILITHGVHANVMSVSLLRLPSNRILLLYLAKDCLREEAQGKVGIPEGDFCCIPQLRYSDDDGKSWSPEQPVIVIPGYYVVNNDRLVRLRNGRLLLPVAHHRYRQQQNTREFGIQGVVDFYYSDDDGATWSQAPGSLFPAPDNRNGLQEPGVVELVDGRLMAFCRTDRGCQYKAFSADGGENWSKAVPAPEFPSPLSPLSMKRDPFSNRLVAVWNDIDPRWKIRNEEPEHNWGRLPLVIAFSGDDGSSWTNHTILGADPRRGYCYSALFFPAADRILVGYNCGGHGKSCLQDHCIKSLTIKKKVER; from the coding sequence ATGGAAATGACACAACAAACGGTATTGAAACTGTTTGCCGGCCCGGGTAATCCCAGGAATTCGGAAGGGGCTTTTCTGGCGTTGGACGATCAACGACTGATGTATGTCTATACCCGCTATTGCGGAACATCGTGGCATGACGCGGAAGCTGCGGATCTGGCCGTCCGCTATTCCAACGATGGCGGTTTTACCTGGAGTAACCGGAACGATATTCTGATTACGCATGGCGTCCATGCTAATGTGATGAGCGTATCGTTGTTACGGCTGCCGTCCAACCGAATCCTGTTGCTCTATCTGGCCAAGGATTGTCTGCGGGAGGAGGCGCAAGGAAAGGTCGGTATTCCGGAAGGGGATTTCTGCTGTATACCGCAGTTGCGCTACTCCGACGACGATGGCAAAAGCTGGTCACCGGAACAGCCGGTCATCGTGATCCCTGGCTATTATGTGGTCAACAATGACCGGTTGGTACGTCTGCGCAACGGCCGGCTGCTGCTGCCGGTAGCGCATCATCGTTACCGGCAGCAGCAGAACACCAGGGAGTTCGGCATTCAGGGAGTGGTGGACTTTTATTATTCTGATGACGACGGCGCTACCTGGAGTCAAGCGCCGGGAAGCCTGTTTCCGGCTCCGGATAACCGGAACGGCTTGCAGGAACCCGGCGTCGTAGAACTGGTTGACGGTCGGCTGATGGCATTCTGCCGAACCGACCGCGGGTGCCAATACAAAGCGTTTTCCGCCGATGGCGGCGAAAACTGGAGCAAGGCGGTTCCAGCTCCGGAATTTCCGAGTCCATTGTCGCCGTTGTCGATGAAGCGTGACCCGTTCAGCAACCGGCTGGTGGCGGTATGGAACGATATCGACCCGCGCTGGAAAATCCGGAATGAAGAACCGGAACACAACTGGGGTCGGTTGCCGCTGGTCATCGCTTTCAGCGGCGATGATGGGAGCAGCTGGACCAATCACACGATTCTCGGAGCGGACCCGCGGCGCGGCTATTGTTACAGTGCGTTGTTTTTTCCGGCGGCTGACCGGATTCTGGTCGGATACAATTGCGGCGGGCATGGCAAAAGCTGTTTGCAGGACCATTGTATCAAATCACTTACCATAAAAAAGAAGGTTGAACGATGA
- a CDS encoding dihydrodipicolinate synthase family protein, whose amino-acid sequence MSVIYSAAPTAFRKDLSIDVESFRRMLLANLAAGVKGFFLCGNMGEWSQLRLADREALTECAMATAGGQAEILAGCTANSLQETLLTMKTLARYAPDAYVVMNPLPATSQYCPMDYLLHFLDAADRPVYYYYCPPVTAFRMGVEDFRHLVAHPNLKGIKNSAGDIGIRKELLKLKKEYDFRLFEGHEWGIDDALMAGCDGALCGLAGLAAKPMTRLAAAVDAGNYAEAKQWQLKLLELYHGIYGIDTSTVQNGHKYALWRRGIFDCWYCRNSGPEQLSEIRRREIEICVAQFDALL is encoded by the coding sequence ATGAGTGTAATTTATTCGGCGGCTCCGACCGCGTTTCGGAAGGATTTGAGTATTGATGTCGAATCGTTTCGCCGCATGTTGCTAGCAAACCTTGCCGCCGGGGTAAAAGGTTTTTTCCTTTGCGGCAACATGGGCGAATGGAGTCAGTTGCGGTTGGCGGACCGTGAAGCGTTGACCGAATGCGCCATGGCAACGGCCGGCGGTCAGGCAGAAATCCTGGCCGGCTGTACCGCAAACAGTTTGCAGGAAACGCTTCTGACGATGAAAACCTTGGCCAGGTATGCACCGGATGCTTACGTGGTGATGAATCCGTTGCCGGCAACCAGCCAATACTGCCCGATGGATTATCTGCTGCATTTCCTAGATGCCGCCGACCGTCCGGTCTATTATTATTATTGTCCACCGGTAACTGCCTTCCGAATGGGAGTGGAGGACTTTCGTCATCTGGTGGCGCATCCGAACTTGAAGGGCATCAAAAATTCCGCCGGCGACATCGGGATTCGCAAAGAACTGCTAAAGTTGAAGAAAGAATATGATTTCCGATTGTTCGAAGGCCACGAATGGGGCATCGACGACGCCTTGATGGCCGGCTGTGATGGCGCGCTGTGCGGCTTGGCCGGCCTAGCAGCAAAGCCGATGACGCGTTTAGCTGCCGCCGTCGACGCCGGAAATTATGCCGAAGCGAAACAATGGCAGCTGAAACTGCTTGAACTCTATCACGGTATTTACGGCATTGATACGTCAACGGTTCAGAACGGGCACAAATATGCACTGTGGCGGCGTGGAATTTTCGACTGCTGGTACTGTCGGAATTCCGGGCCGGAACAGCTTTCGGAGATTCGCCGCCGGGAAATTGAGATATGCGTGGCACAATTCGATGCCTTGCTTTAA
- a CDS encoding substrate-binding domain-containing protein, whose amino-acid sequence MTKNNVVAKKYSRAEIISMLEQEITEHAMLPGVKLPTSTQIARKCGVSSKTADRAVRKLVKDGLISRVRGSGSYVVQNRKGMEKPYIAFFHWRQPLEMAELNYAAYDSGFELMSRQLDAHGYRFDRFEDNTLDKVHSRIFKVELDKYDVVIAVPGLLEVAADILRNTKAQVILIYDDVVHPGPWHQVVYDYQPGFAAALEYLLKKGCRKFFIAGNDDDTSQTRVAAILAEGARLKIDSEKIHIHYGSCELLPSSILAGSNCADYYIANRLFDHAILVTSDFIAFGMLNTFAKAGYRPGRDFQLISYDNLEARLPRQSLPLGLTCVTHPLEAATEAIIDMLEHLTRVQPSGKYYHTYFIPARELVVRTTA is encoded by the coding sequence ATGACAAAAAACAACGTTGTTGCCAAAAAATATTCACGCGCCGAGATTATTTCGATGTTGGAGCAGGAAATTACCGAACATGCGATGCTGCCTGGCGTCAAATTGCCGACCAGTACCCAGATTGCGAGGAAGTGCGGTGTTTCCAGCAAAACCGCCGACCGTGCGGTCCGCAAGCTGGTCAAGGACGGTCTGATTTCAAGAGTACGTGGCAGCGGCAGTTATGTGGTGCAGAATCGCAAAGGAATGGAAAAACCCTATATTGCCTTCTTTCACTGGCGTCAGCCGCTGGAAATGGCGGAACTCAATTATGCGGCTTACGACAGCGGTTTTGAATTGATGTCCCGGCAACTGGATGCGCACGGCTACCGTTTCGATCGCTTCGAGGACAACACGCTTGATAAAGTGCACAGCCGGATTTTTAAGGTTGAACTTGATAAATACGATGTCGTCATTGCCGTACCTGGATTGTTGGAAGTAGCCGCCGACATTCTACGTAATACCAAGGCGCAAGTCATTCTGATTTACGACGATGTCGTCCATCCGGGACCGTGGCACCAAGTCGTTTATGATTATCAGCCCGGCTTTGCCGCCGCGCTGGAGTATTTATTGAAGAAGGGATGTCGTAAATTCTTTATCGCCGGCAATGACGACGATACAAGTCAGACGCGCGTTGCCGCGATTCTGGCAGAAGGAGCTCGCTTAAAGATCGACTCGGAAAAGATTCACATCCATTATGGATCCTGTGAACTGTTGCCGTCGTCAATTCTAGCCGGCAGCAATTGTGCCGACTATTACATCGCCAACCGGTTGTTCGACCATGCCATTTTGGTTACCAGCGATTTTATCGCGTTCGGGATGCTCAACACGTTTGCCAAAGCCGGTTATCGTCCCGGACGTGATTTTCAGCTGATTAGTTATGACAATTTGGAAGCCAGGCTGCCCCGGCAAAGTCTGCCGCTCGGATTGACGTGTGTGACCCATCCGCTGGAAGCCGCCACAGAGGCGATCATCGACATGCTTGAGCATTTGACCAGAGTACAGCCCAGCGGTAAATATTATCATACTTATTTTATTCCAGCCCGCGAACTGGTGGTGCGTACGACCGCCTGA